Proteins encoded by one window of Methanobacterium sp. CWC-01:
- a CDS encoding coenzyme F420-0:L-glutamate ligase, producing the protein MKTAFQIPQKSYKTIPVRTNYIKPSQSYDIIIDALEDNVENNDFLVISETPIAISQGRIVDESQFKPSWAAYLLADWWSKYLWGYILGPLFGVKKRTVRNLKRLPAEARSHKELILRYYGWRHALKPASEAGVDLSNAPETYVSLLPEQPEKVVEDISSKIYSRTGKKVTVIVIDTDATYRFAGINFTSLPYAVSQIKSNLGIFAYLLGRIGTIQGPTPLAVSRAMGLEKILEVALMAEECQKENEINMETIYDMTRTFEEGFSGVTVDMLDSIPHTPAVIVRII; encoded by the coding sequence ATGAAAACAGCTTTTCAGATCCCCCAAAAATCATATAAGACTATTCCTGTTCGTACCAACTATATCAAACCCAGCCAGTCTTATGATATAATCATCGACGCATTAGAAGATAACGTGGAAAATAATGATTTTTTGGTAATTTCTGAAACACCCATCGCCATATCCCAGGGAAGAATCGTGGATGAATCACAGTTCAAACCGTCCTGGGCAGCTTACCTACTGGCAGATTGGTGGTCTAAGTATCTATGGGGCTACATTCTGGGCCCATTATTCGGTGTAAAAAAAAGGACAGTTAGGAACCTTAAAAGACTCCCCGCAGAGGCTAGATCTCATAAAGAGTTGATTTTAAGATATTACGGATGGAGACATGCCCTTAAACCTGCATCAGAAGCTGGTGTCGATCTGAGTAATGCTCCTGAAACATATGTGTCTTTGCTCCCGGAACAACCTGAGAAAGTAGTGGAGGATATCAGTTCCAAAATATACTCTAGAACTGGTAAAAAAGTTACTGTAATCGTTATAGATACTGATGCAACTTATAGGTTTGCTGGAATTAATTTTACATCCTTACCATATGCTGTATCGCAAATAAAGAGTAATTTGGGTATTTTTGCTTATTTATTGGGGCGGATTGGAACTATTCAGGGGCCCACTCCTTTAGCTGTTTCCAGGGCCATGGGCCTTGAAAAGATTCTGGAAGTAGCTTTAATGGCTGAGGAGTGTCAAAAAGAGAATGAGATAAATATGGAAACGATTTATGACATGACCCGAACCTTTGAGGAGGGCTTTTCGGGTGTAACAGTTGATATGCTGGATTCCATCCCCCACACTCCTGCTGTTATTGTAAGAATCATCTAG
- a CDS encoding (Fe-S)-binding protein gives MAKKINVNQRDKLVQLLPGYNCGICGYARCDEFAASLLRKRSQLEKCRFMFQELFDENRERAEAILKEEKIIAPEEKVVGVLDGYEADFILKPLPEEHSCREVLYPFTREELKKGDIIRYRPLGCPIIHFGEILDENHGLITVHLVGPCHRVNPQVDFPYKEVGVCMVGGFEGIIEGKLPAVGETVRFLPFHCMMQKVHSGVVVQLEGRKAVIEGIDLKVWAPPIKG, from the coding sequence ATGGCTAAAAAGATAAATGTTAACCAGAGGGATAAGCTGGTTCAACTATTACCAGGCTACAACTGTGGAATCTGCGGTTACGCTCGTTGCGATGAATTCGCAGCCTCTCTTTTAAGAAAACGCTCCCAATTGGAAAAATGCCGATTCATGTTCCAGGAACTTTTTGATGAGAACCGTGAGAGGGCGGAAGCAATACTTAAAGAAGAAAAGATCATAGCTCCTGAGGAGAAGGTCGTAGGGGTTCTGGACGGCTATGAAGCGGATTTCATATTAAAACCGCTCCCTGAGGAACATTCCTGCAGGGAGGTACTTTATCCCTTTACCCGGGAAGAACTTAAGAAAGGTGACATAATCCGCTATCGGCCGCTGGGCTGTCCCATCATTCATTTTGGCGAAATACTGGATGAAAACCATGGACTCATAACCGTACACCTGGTGGGGCCCTGTCACAGGGTCAACCCCCAAGTTGATTTCCCCTATAAGGAAGTGGGCGTCTGTATGGTGGGTGGTTTTGAAGGTATCATCGAAGGAAAACTTCCTGCCGTGGGAGAAACCGTCCGATTTCTCCCATTCCACTGCATGATGCAGAAGGTTCACTCGGGAGTGGTGGTACAACTGGAGGGCCGTAAAGCAGTTATTGAGGGAATAGATCTCAAAGTTTGGGCACCTCCCATTAAAGGATGA
- a CDS encoding GTP-binding protein, which translates to MRMVIVAGTPGSGKTAVLIHALRSLKEQGFKPAVVKVDCLYTDDGKKFDKVGVPNLVGLSMDMCPDHFAIYNLEDMIKWAQENEADFLVIETAGLCHRCAPFTRNSLGVCVIDATSGPNTPLKVGPFLSTSDIAVVTKGDMISQAEREIFRERVLEVNPQCKIIDANGLSGQGCAELAEEMMKSQEVSLDDENLRHSAPLAVCTLCVGETKVNKKYHRGILRRIDGFQSYEGE; encoded by the coding sequence ATGCGAATGGTAATCGTGGCTGGTACCCCCGGCTCGGGGAAAACAGCTGTGCTCATACATGCCCTGCGTAGTTTAAAGGAACAGGGTTTTAAACCAGCGGTGGTCAAGGTGGATTGTCTGTACACCGATGATGGAAAGAAATTCGACAAGGTAGGTGTGCCTAACCTGGTGGGTCTGTCCATGGACATGTGCCCCGACCACTTCGCCATCTACAACTTGGAAGACATGATTAAATGGGCTCAGGAGAATGAGGCCGACTTTCTAGTTATAGAAACTGCTGGCCTATGCCATCGTTGTGCCCCTTTCACCAGGAACTCCCTGGGTGTGTGTGTAATCGACGCCACCAGCGGTCCCAACACCCCCCTTAAGGTGGGACCATTCTTATCCACCTCGGATATTGCAGTGGTAACCAAGGGGGACATGATTTCCCAGGCGGAAAGGGAGATATTCCGGGAGAGAGTTCTGGAAGTAAATCCTCAGTGTAAAATAATTGATGCCAATGGTTTAAGCGGTCAGGGTTGTGCTGAACTTGCGGAAGAAATGATGAAATCACAGGAAGTTTCCCTGGATGATGAAAATCTTCGTCACTCCGCCCCACTGGCGGTGTGCACCCTATGTGTAGGGGAAACCAAGGTTAACAAGAAATACCATCGAGGTATCCTGCGTCGTATTGATGGATTCCAGAGTTACGAGGGAGAATAG
- a CDS encoding tetratricopeptide repeat protein, whose protein sequence is MARREVKMYYDQALSFLGQGQVQKSLEFLERALEIDDKYFPAWNNKGVALLELGEYQEALNCFDQVIQLNSLDNMAWYNRGYVLLILEQYRESVETFDIFLARYSQEDHFYKFALYLQAKGLYSLKEYKKAIDLLQNVIEMDSDFKEAHELLSLVSKKI, encoded by the coding sequence ATGGCCCGAAGAGAAGTGAAAATGTATTACGATCAGGCCCTCTCATTCCTTGGCCAGGGACAGGTACAAAAATCTTTAGAATTTTTGGAAAGAGCCTTGGAGATTGATGATAAATATTTCCCGGCCTGGAATAATAAGGGAGTGGCCCTTTTAGAGCTTGGAGAGTATCAAGAAGCCCTTAATTGTTTCGATCAAGTAATTCAGCTAAATTCACTAGATAATATGGCCTGGTATAATAGAGGATACGTTCTTTTGATTTTAGAACAGTACAGGGAATCGGTGGAAACCTTTGACATATTTCTGGCCAGATATTCTCAGGAGGACCACTTCTACAAATTTGCCTTATACCTACAAGCTAAGGGTTTGTATTCCCTTAAAGAGTATAAAAAGGCCATTGATTTACTTCAGAATGTCATTGAAATGGATTCAGATTTTAAAGAAG